From a single Synergistaceae bacterium genomic region:
- a CDS encoding HlyD family secretion protein, protein MKVSFSPAHKKNPEIKDGVRIPYAASKRGRAKLLWWSILFIVFLPFAILLGHIFAGWIFASSPGIISMEKYPVRTPENGLVVEMLVKSGSEVVAGAPVARIKRVNTPERLEQLALMKAEREVLVSSVGRKYNPVPHLSTRLVDETILYFEKEADTMRSLMNAGAATRAEVDQAEAQLRSAKAERQSIIASRVSVTVEKGTEERIAYLNKSISYLEGLAGSSFDVAAQRTGRVQSIEFSVGQNVSAGEELMWLSDPSTAQAVVYVAPEDFGNVKPGAKATVVIPGTGRRIDAEVEEMPITAQNAPNGLGDSFLSNLRSIKVCLNFKEPLLPEELVDGLPLKVNWGIRFFH, encoded by the coding sequence ATGAAAGTTTCATTCTCTCCAGCTCATAAAAAGAACCCGGAAATAAAAGACGGGGTGAGGATCCCATATGCCGCATCAAAGAGGGGGAGAGCAAAGCTGCTTTGGTGGTCCATCCTTTTCATTGTCTTTCTGCCTTTTGCCATCCTTCTAGGGCATATTTTTGCCGGATGGATTTTCGCTTCCTCGCCCGGCATCATATCGATGGAGAAATATCCTGTGAGGACGCCTGAAAACGGTCTGGTCGTCGAAATGCTTGTAAAAAGCGGTTCTGAGGTTGTTGCCGGAGCACCTGTTGCACGTATAAAAAGGGTAAATACTCCCGAACGGCTTGAACAACTAGCCTTGATGAAGGCAGAGCGTGAAGTGTTAGTCTCCTCTGTTGGGAGGAAATATAATCCCGTTCCTCACTTGTCCACCAGGCTGGTTGACGAAACAATTTTGTATTTTGAAAAAGAAGCCGATACGATGAGGTCACTTATGAATGCAGGAGCTGCTACTAGAGCAGAAGTTGACCAGGCGGAAGCTCAGCTGCGCTCAGCCAAGGCAGAACGGCAGAGTATCATTGCATCCAGAGTGAGCGTCACAGTAGAAAAAGGCACAGAGGAGCGTATTGCATATTTAAACAAAAGCATCAGCTATCTTGAAGGGCTCGCCGGATCGTCATTTGATGTAGCAGCCCAAAGGACAGGGAGGGTGCAATCTATAGAATTTTCTGTAGGGCAGAATGTCAGCGCAGGTGAGGAACTTATGTGGTTATCCGATCCATCCACTGCTCAGGCTGTCGTATATGTTGCGCCTGAAGATTTCGGAAATGTTAAACCTGGAGCGAAAGCAACGGTGGTTATTCCTGGAACAGGAAGGCGTATTGACGCTGAGGTTGAAGAAATGCCGATAACAGCCCAGAACGCCCCAAATGGACTTGGTGACAGTTTCCTCTCCAATTTGCGAAGTATAAAGGTATGCTTGAATTTCAAAGAGCCTCTCCTGCCGGAAGAACTTGTGGACGGACTGCCGTTGAAAGTTAACTGGGGAATCAGATTCTTCCATTAG
- a CDS encoding diguanylate cyclase: MGKYKIYRILLGNDISHFSNEKVFDYPSPQALMDDHVSSGIIIIDGLSNKNTENRTNVFETLALLRRSAVFCCDPIYFSHSMGDIDCLSDGITADIQERLTEAETILDRLEKIHSEKLLDNHNLRLMSYMYIRGEAYELKPLCVPFSPWVYVYPVAALLLDNELISPKRLRGEEMYRTCGVFKFDSEMPSSTKIINYLEENGYIEKTEITDRIRRCPKCGTGHLNYIDLCPNCGSIDFEKKTMIHCFTCGHVAPEIDFTRNMSFVCPNCETVLRHLGSDYDHPLESYECCVCGSRFIEPDVKADCFYCRTQTEPEDLAVSNIFSFHISEKGSVAVRTGTMQIAIRLFDDMNNVVFSYFCHTIGWFVNLRKRYPDEAFSVLGIKFSRVYEVEEALGEEFFKELMSEMASRIREMLRNTDMTTSTAPDTFWILLPRTTDEQCNIIARRICALSDLIAVPSVPKISITAKCFAMPCDLSGVSVERQMEIFGEELSSDYSREDA; encoded by the coding sequence ATGGGCAAATATAAAATTTATAGAATCCTTCTTGGAAACGATATATCTCATTTTTCAAACGAGAAAGTTTTTGATTATCCATCGCCACAGGCTTTGATGGATGATCATGTCTCGTCTGGTATTATAATTATCGACGGCCTGAGCAACAAAAACACAGAGAACAGAACCAATGTTTTTGAGACTCTGGCTTTACTCAGAAGATCTGCTGTGTTTTGCTGTGATCCTATATATTTTTCACACTCTATGGGAGATATAGACTGCCTGTCTGACGGCATAACCGCCGATATACAGGAAAGACTTACAGAGGCCGAGACAATACTTGATCGTTTAGAAAAGATCCATTCTGAGAAATTACTTGATAATCATAACCTCCGCCTTATGTCATATATGTATATAAGGGGAGAGGCATACGAGCTTAAACCCTTATGCGTTCCATTTTCCCCATGGGTATATGTCTATCCGGTGGCCGCACTGCTCCTGGATAATGAGTTAATCTCTCCCAAGCGCCTGAGAGGGGAAGAGATGTATAGGACATGCGGGGTTTTTAAGTTTGATTCAGAGATGCCGTCATCCACAAAAATCATTAATTACCTTGAGGAGAATGGATATATAGAAAAAACTGAGATTACTGACAGAATCCGGCGGTGTCCCAAATGCGGGACCGGCCATTTAAACTATATAGATCTTTGTCCAAACTGCGGCAGCATAGACTTCGAAAAAAAGACAATGATACACTGCTTTACTTGTGGACATGTCGCGCCGGAAATCGATTTTACCAGGAATATGTCATTTGTATGCCCGAACTGTGAAACAGTTTTGCGCCACCTTGGAAGTGACTATGACCACCCGCTTGAATCCTATGAGTGCTGTGTCTGCGGTTCCCGTTTTATAGAACCGGATGTAAAAGCGGATTGTTTTTATTGCAGAACTCAGACGGAGCCTGAGGATCTCGCCGTCAGCAACATCTTCAGTTTCCATATTTCTGAAAAGGGATCTGTGGCAGTCAGAACGGGGACGATGCAGATTGCAATACGACTGTTTGATGATATGAATAATGTTGTCTTCTCATACTTCTGCCATACGATTGGCTGGTTCGTCAACCTGAGAAAACGTTACCCTGACGAAGCCTTTTCAGTGCTTGGAATAAAGTTTTCAAGAGTCTATGAGGTTGAGGAGGCGCTGGGAGAAGAATTTTTCAAAGAACTTATGTCCGAAATGGCTTCGCGCATACGAGAAATGCTCCGAAATACCGATATGACCACCAGCACGGCTCCGGACACATTTTGGATTCTCCTGCCCCGCACAACGGATGAACAATGCAATATAATCGCCCGCCGTATATGTGCCCTGTCTGATCTTATAGCAGTACCTTCTGTGCCTAAAATAAGCATTACAGCAAAATGTTTTGCAATGCCGTGCGATCTTTCAGGTGTATCTGTTGAAAGGCAGATGGAGATTTTCGGAGAGGAACTGTCATCAGACTACAGCCGGGAAGATGCATAA
- a CDS encoding glycosyltransferase family 2 protein produces the protein MHNYAQFLMAQIVYPLNSGDLWSIVFRFVPFVLFFELPLAILIIAGVFKYTFERMREGERRPYFPPVSCIITCYSEGLDVQRTISSLTEQIYPGKIEIFAMIDGAAKNKATYEAATGMVDYVSNFDNRKLVVIPKWQRGGRVSSLNTGLSFANGEIIMALDGDTSFDNNMIERATRHFEDPAVAAVSGCLRVRNADDSLAASLQAIEYFISIQASKTGLSTFNVVNNISGAFGIFRRRILDLVGGWDAGTAEDLDLTLRIKNYFGRYKDGFKIIFDPEAIGHTDVPRTFKGFLLQRIRWDGDLSYLYFRKHWHSFDPRLLGWPNFIMILLTGLFSQIAMPIVIFLYTVWLFAAYPLRYALSLLLLIYMFYFAMLTIMYLIFVMCLSERPRDDMSRVCFLPIMPLFAFIARINSLVAMLWELVASGHKDSSMAPWWVTKKSKF, from the coding sequence ATGCATAACTACGCTCAATTTCTGATGGCTCAGATTGTCTATCCATTGAACAGCGGGGATTTATGGTCCATTGTTTTTCGCTTCGTACCCTTTGTGCTTTTTTTTGAACTGCCTCTTGCAATTCTTATCATCGCAGGTGTCTTTAAATATACATTTGAGCGCATGCGCGAGGGAGAACGACGTCCATATTTCCCCCCTGTTTCATGCATCATAACTTGTTACAGCGAAGGGCTTGATGTACAGAGGACGATCTCTTCACTCACAGAGCAGATATATCCGGGCAAAATTGAGATATTTGCAATGATAGACGGGGCAGCAAAAAATAAAGCCACGTATGAAGCTGCAACGGGAATGGTGGATTATGTATCGAATTTCGATAACAGAAAACTCGTTGTTATTCCAAAATGGCAGAGAGGTGGGCGTGTCTCCAGCCTTAACACAGGATTAAGTTTTGCAAACGGTGAGATTATTATGGCATTGGACGGAGACACATCATTCGATAACAACATGATCGAGAGGGCCACCAGGCATTTTGAAGACCCTGCAGTAGCGGCTGTATCCGGATGCCTGCGTGTGCGTAACGCGGATGACTCTCTTGCTGCATCATTGCAGGCCATAGAGTATTTTATCTCGATACAGGCATCCAAGACTGGACTCAGCACATTTAATGTAGTCAACAACATATCCGGGGCTTTTGGCATATTCAGGCGAAGAATACTCGATCTTGTAGGCGGCTGGGATGCCGGAACGGCGGAAGACTTGGATTTGACTCTCCGTATTAAGAATTATTTTGGCAGATACAAGGATGGGTTTAAGATCATATTTGACCCTGAGGCCATAGGACATACAGATGTACCTCGGACTTTCAAGGGTTTTCTTCTGCAGAGGATCAGGTGGGACGGAGATCTTTCGTACCTGTACTTTCGTAAACACTGGCATTCATTTGATCCGAGGCTGCTTGGATGGCCTAATTTCATTATGATCCTTCTCACCGGACTTTTCTCACAGATAGCGATGCCGATAGTTATATTTCTGTACACAGTCTGGCTTTTTGCGGCATATCCGCTCCGCTATGCTTTAAGTTTGCTCCTTCTGATATACATGTTTTATTTTGCAATGTTGACGATTATGTATCTTATATTCGTCATGTGTCTTTCAGAGAGGCCAAGGGATGATATGTCCAGAGTCTGCTTTTTGCCGATAATGCCGCTCTTTGCTTTTATTGCGCGCATCAACAGTCTTGTTGCAATGTTATGGGAACTGGTTGCAAGCGGTCATAAAGATTCTTCGATGGCTCCATGGTGGGTAACGAAAAAGAGTAAGTTTTGA
- a CDS encoding putative 2-aminoethylphosphonate ABC transporter substrate-binding protein encodes MRRYFLFVLSVYVCVVMSASIASAKDLVVYTALENEQINKYLASFKEQNKDIDVKIVRDSTGIITAKLLAEGANTPADVVWGTAASSLLVLENRGMIQPYAPKGLNRVNKMLKDSANPPVWVGIDAWECAIIVNTAEAKANNLPEIKSYQDLLKPEFKGRIIMSNPNSSGTGFLAVTGLIHLMGEKKAFEYLDKLHANIAMYTHSGSAPAKKAAAGEFAVGISYGYAGVNQLKKGAPVKVVFPAEGSGWDVEANALIKKPNIKTEAKLFLDWAISDAAINALKDDYAITAVKVSDKIPDGYSKDPFSQLVKNNDLRWSAQNRDRILKKWTARYDGKSEPKN; translated from the coding sequence ATGCGAAGATATTTTCTCTTTGTCTTGTCCGTCTATGTTTGCGTTGTTATGTCAGCATCAATAGCCAGCGCAAAGGACCTTGTCGTTTACACCGCTCTTGAAAACGAACAGATAAACAAATACCTTGCGTCTTTCAAGGAGCAGAACAAAGACATCGATGTGAAGATAGTCAGAGACTCGACCGGGATCATTACTGCCAAGCTTCTTGCAGAAGGTGCAAATACTCCTGCCGACGTTGTCTGGGGAACTGCGGCATCCAGCCTTCTGGTTCTGGAAAACAGGGGGATGATACAGCCCTATGCGCCCAAGGGGCTGAACAGAGTCAATAAAATGCTTAAAGACAGTGCCAATCCTCCTGTCTGGGTAGGAATCGATGCATGGGAGTGCGCAATAATAGTCAATACCGCGGAGGCAAAAGCAAACAATCTTCCGGAAATTAAATCATATCAGGATCTTTTGAAACCGGAATTCAAGGGCAGGATAATCATGAGCAACCCCAACTCATCAGGGACGGGGTTTCTTGCAGTAACAGGCCTCATTCACCTGATGGGGGAGAAAAAAGCCTTTGAATACCTTGATAAGCTTCACGCAAATATCGCAATGTACACGCACTCGGGCTCTGCACCCGCCAAAAAGGCTGCTGCCGGAGAGTTTGCAGTTGGTATCTCCTACGGTTACGCCGGGGTCAATCAACTTAAGAAAGGCGCGCCTGTTAAAGTCGTTTTTCCTGCAGAGGGCAGCGGATGGGATGTTGAGGCAAACGCGCTTATAAAGAAACCGAATATCAAAACAGAAGCAAAGCTGTTCCTTGATTGGGCGATATCAGACGCAGCTATCAATGCCCTGAAAGATGATTACGCTATTACCGCGGTCAAAGTCAGCGACAAGATCCCCGATGGATATTCAAAGGATCCTTTCTCGCAGCTTGTAAAGAATAACGATCTGAGGTGGTCGGCCCAGAACAGAGACCGTATCCTTAAAAAGTGGACCGCCCGCTACGATGGCAAGAGCGAACCAAAGAATTAA
- a CDS encoding ATP-binding cassette domain-containing protein: MATLRAKNIVKKFGNQIALNNISFDICDGEFVCILGPSGCGKSTLLRVIAGLEDIERGSIEIDGRDITCEPPSRRNFGIVFQSYALFPNMNVEQNISYGLWNRNISKKEKASRVDEIIELVALTEHRKKYPQELSGGQQQRVALARAVVLKPEFLLLDEPLSALDAKVRCKLRKEIRRIQQHLGITTIMVTHDQEEALSMADRMIVMNNAVIEQIDIPQKIYDSPSNSFVADFVGTANFVGERLIIRPESLRLCHNCSENSIHGKISDIEFRGSFYRIFVLSESGEMTVDIASQHNDGISLKRGVDIYIDIPNDKLITLRSA; encoded by the coding sequence ATGGCGACTCTCCGCGCAAAAAACATAGTGAAAAAGTTTGGGAACCAAATCGCGCTGAACAACATAAGTTTTGATATATGCGACGGAGAGTTCGTCTGTATCCTTGGACCCTCCGGCTGCGGGAAAAGCACTCTGCTTCGTGTGATAGCCGGGCTTGAAGATATAGAAAGAGGAAGCATTGAGATAGACGGACGGGATATTACCTGCGAGCCGCCCTCCAGGAGAAATTTTGGGATCGTATTTCAATCTTATGCACTGTTCCCAAATATGAATGTTGAACAGAATATCTCTTATGGCTTGTGGAACCGCAACATTTCGAAGAAGGAAAAAGCGTCACGGGTAGATGAAATAATTGAACTTGTCGCCCTGACAGAACACCGTAAAAAATATCCCCAGGAACTCTCCGGCGGTCAGCAGCAGCGTGTGGCCCTGGCACGTGCAGTAGTTCTAAAACCGGAATTTCTACTTTTGGACGAGCCCCTTTCAGCTCTTGACGCCAAGGTCAGGTGTAAGCTCCGCAAAGAAATCCGTCGCATCCAGCAACATCTGGGGATCACAACGATTATGGTGACACATGATCAGGAAGAGGCCCTGTCTATGGCTGACCGTATGATCGTGATGAACAACGCTGTTATCGAGCAAATTGATATTCCGCAAAAAATATATGATTCTCCAAGCAACAGTTTTGTAGCTGATTTTGTCGGAACAGCCAACTTTGTCGGAGAGCGTCTCATCATCCGTCCGGAAAGCCTCAGGCTTTGCCATAATTGCTCTGAGAACAGTATACATGGAAAAATTTCCGATATCGAATTCCGGGGATCCTTCTATCGTATCTTTGTACTTTCAGAATCCGGCGAAATGACTGTGGATATAGCATCACAGCATAACGACGGCATTTCCCTTAAACGCGGCGTTGATATATATATTGACATCCCCAACGATAAACTTATTACTTTAAGAAGTGCTTAG
- a CDS encoding putative 2-aminoethylphosphonate ABC transporter permease subunit: protein MKKIRSSNNIELFLLIFSIFFLFIIVICPMAALFAKAFQNNNGTFIGLMNFSEYFSSPNLVVSLRNSVAISSWVAVLSVVLAFIYAYALTRANVPAKGFLRFTAMLPLFAPTMMLGIALIYLIGNKGIITMAGLKLPLYGPLGIIICETVYTFPQAFLILFVTLSYSDNRLYEAARVMGASAYRTFMTVVLPGARFGLISAFMVSFTLSFSDFGAPTVVGGNYNVLATDIYKQVVGQQNFGMGAVVGLMLMIPAIIMFVTDRLTQSKNRDTISSKSVTYRIIPGKIRDIGLTIYCIAVNVFIIAMFATVFMASIIKAWPYDMGLTIEHFLVDSPATGGLSSFGNSIITAGLTAVFGTVFIFVNAWLVEKVRGYNFIRQVDYLFSVIPLALPGLSIGIAFIFFFSAGGNPLRVIYGTATVLILANIVHFYSVPFITATSALKKLDKEIEAVSELMSVPSYRTFLRVTLPMCWDALFEISVYFFVNSMVTISAVVFLYPPDFKLASVAIVNMEDAGDIAPAAALSVLVIMANIIVRLLYELISHKSTDVVKI from the coding sequence ATGAAGAAAATCAGGAGCAGCAATAATATAGAATTATTTTTGTTGATATTTAGTATATTTTTTTTGTTTATCATCGTAATTTGTCCTATGGCCGCACTTTTTGCAAAAGCTTTTCAGAACAACAACGGCACATTCATCGGACTGATGAACTTCAGCGAATATTTTTCATCACCGAATCTTGTCGTCTCGCTCAGAAACTCTGTGGCCATCTCCTCCTGGGTGGCCGTATTGTCCGTTGTCCTGGCATTTATCTATGCGTACGCACTTACAAGAGCAAACGTTCCGGCTAAGGGATTTCTCCGTTTTACCGCCATGCTCCCTCTTTTTGCGCCTACAATGATGCTTGGGATCGCGCTTATTTATCTGATAGGCAATAAAGGGATCATTACGATGGCCGGGTTGAAACTTCCTCTTTACGGGCCTCTTGGAATAATTATCTGTGAAACAGTTTACACATTTCCGCAGGCTTTTTTGATACTGTTTGTAACCCTTTCTTACTCCGATAACAGACTCTATGAGGCTGCGAGAGTAATGGGGGCAAGCGCATACAGGACATTTATGACCGTGGTGCTGCCAGGAGCAAGGTTCGGTCTGATCAGTGCGTTTATGGTCTCCTTTACGCTTTCTTTCTCGGATTTCGGGGCTCCTACGGTTGTCGGCGGCAACTACAACGTGCTTGCTACGGATATCTATAAGCAGGTCGTAGGCCAGCAGAATTTCGGAATGGGAGCTGTTGTCGGCCTGATGCTTATGATCCCGGCAATAATAATGTTCGTTACCGACAGGCTGACCCAATCTAAGAACAGAGATACAATAAGCTCAAAAAGCGTAACATACAGAATCATCCCCGGTAAAATCAGGGATATAGGGCTGACGATATACTGTATTGCAGTGAACGTCTTTATAATAGCCATGTTTGCAACAGTTTTTATGGCTTCTATAATAAAAGCATGGCCTTATGACATGGGATTGACGATAGAACACTTTTTAGTTGACAGCCCGGCTACAGGCGGGCTCAGCTCCTTTGGGAACAGCATTATTACAGCAGGCCTGACCGCAGTTTTTGGTACCGTTTTTATCTTCGTCAATGCATGGCTCGTTGAAAAAGTTCGCGGGTATAATTTCATCCGGCAGGTAGACTACCTGTTCTCCGTTATCCCGCTTGCGCTGCCGGGCCTTTCGATAGGAATAGCGTTCATATTCTTCTTCAGCGCTGGCGGCAATCCCCTTAGAGTCATTTATGGAACTGCAACGGTGTTAATACTTGCAAATATTGTTCACTTCTATTCTGTTCCTTTTATTACAGCCACTTCCGCCCTTAAAAAATTGGACAAAGAGATAGAGGCTGTTTCCGAATTAATGTCTGTCCCTTCCTACAGGACTTTCTTAAGGGTCACTCTGCCGATGTGTTGGGATGCGTTGTTTGAAATTTCGGTCTATTTTTTCGTTAATTCAATGGTAACGATATCTGCTGTCGTATTTCTCTATCCGCCGGATTTCAAACTTGCCTCTGTGGCTATCGTAAATATGGAAGATGCGGGAGATATAGCTCCTGCAGCTGCTTTGTCGGTACTTGTGATCATGGCCAATATTATAGTACGTCTGCTCTACGAATTAATTTCCCACAAAAGTACAGATGTAGTAAAAATATAA
- a CDS encoding phosphonoacetaldehyde hydrolase, translating into MLDSEKKIRGVILDWAGTTVDFGCFAPLNVFIGIFARRGIEISIEEAREPMGLPKIDHIRALLNMEKISSRFVEKFGHLPNESDVRDMYADFEPALMQVLSDYSEPIEGVVDVVSELRARGLKIGSTTGYTTEMMEVVTANAKKKGYCPDALVTPDEVSCGRPYPYMIFKNMEKLGVFPPKSIIKVGDTISDIKEGLNAGVWSIGVLDGSNEVGLSPEDYKTLPQEKINLIKKHAEERFYRAGADYVIENILNLPSFIDEINQNSKFTW; encoded by the coding sequence ATGTTAGACAGCGAGAAGAAAATCCGAGGGGTAATATTGGACTGGGCAGGCACGACTGTTGATTTTGGCTGCTTTGCCCCACTTAATGTATTCATCGGGATATTTGCAAGACGCGGGATCGAAATAAGTATCGAAGAAGCCAGAGAGCCTATGGGACTGCCTAAAATCGACCATATAAGGGCGTTGCTGAACATGGAAAAAATATCCTCACGATTCGTTGAGAAGTTTGGACATTTGCCGAACGAAAGTGACGTCAGGGATATGTACGCCGACTTCGAACCGGCGCTTATGCAGGTGCTTTCTGATTATTCAGAACCAATAGAAGGGGTCGTCGATGTTGTTTCAGAACTTCGTGCCCGGGGATTGAAAATTGGTTCTACGACGGGATATACAACTGAGATGATGGAAGTTGTCACAGCTAATGCCAAAAAGAAAGGTTATTGCCCGGATGCGCTGGTTACGCCGGATGAGGTCTCTTGTGGAAGGCCGTATCCCTACATGATATTTAAAAATATGGAAAAACTGGGGGTTTTCCCCCCTAAAAGTATTATAAAGGTTGGAGACACCATCAGTGACATTAAAGAAGGTCTTAACGCCGGAGTATGGAGCATTGGCGTGCTGGACGGAAGCAATGAAGTCGGCCTCTCGCCGGAAGATTATAAAACCTTGCCGCAGGAAAAAATCAACCTCATAAAAAAACATGCGGAAGAAAGATTCTACAGAGCCGGAGCTGATTATGTAATAGAAAATATTTTAAATCTGCCGTCCTTCATTGATGAAATAAACCAAAATTCTAAGTTTACTTGGTAA